The following are from one region of the Gossypium hirsutum isolate 1008001.06 chromosome D03, Gossypium_hirsutum_v2.1, whole genome shotgun sequence genome:
- the LOC107950086 gene encoding putative RING-H2 finger protein ATL21B, with the protein MAPLKFFFFFLVFLPLFLFQPMFAVDDFCPAVFCDDILVSFPFRLSYQPYCCGDPNFNLACSSTDQTIINFPFSGEFTVDVISYSPRYLQLSQYCIPERLLQGLDLSATPFKPLYPESYTFLNCSSETNVSMVYPAIKFICLSDLNFSIWGIPTIAYNQSSSLSSCLEIAKILVPLPSPNWPTYGFDDIVLTWEQPDCQSAPCNYCRSSESNCQNGNGDGVDGECSNLHKKKKGLSTSTKYALIFIVTPIILILVLIIICNVRVHCYDGRRGLHHRPNAEISSFIAEPPVAPNPITVNGLDGSSIEAYPITLLDENFKLPRPNDNTCSICLSEYEAKETIRTIPDCTHYFHANCIDEWLKLNAACPVCRNTPDHDPASLITRSTSSSPSRPPQ; encoded by the exons ATGGCCCCTTTAaagttcttcttcttcttcttagtCTTCCTCCCCTTGTTCCTTTTTCAACCAATGTTCGCAGTCGATGATTTCTGCCCCGCAGTTTTTTGCGACGATATATTAGTTTCCTTCCCTTTCCGGCTCTCATATCAACCCTATTGCTGCGGCGATCCCAACTTCAACCTCGCATGCAGCAGCACAGACCAAACCATCATCAATTTCCCATTTTCCGGCGAGTTTACGGTCGATGTCATCAGTTATTCGCCTCGTTATTTACAGTTAAGTCAGTATTGCATCCCGGAACGTCTCCTCCAGGGACTCGATCTATCTGCTACTCCTTTCAAGCCATTGTACCCTGAAAGCTACACATTTCTCAACTGTTCCTCTGAAACCAATGTGTCAATGGTCTATCCTGCAATTAAGTTTATTTGTCTTAGTGATTTAAACTTTTCGATTTGGGGTATACCCACAATCGCTTATAATCAATCTTCTTCGTTGAGTTCATGTCTAGAGATAGCAAAGATTTTGGTCCCCCTTCCTAGTCCAAATTGGCCCACGTACGGTTTTGATGATATTGTGTTAACATGGGAACAGCCCGATTGCCAGTCGGCACCATGTAATTACTGTAGAAGCAGTGAAAGTAATTGCCAGAACGGAAATGGTGACGGTGTCGATGGTGAATGCTCTAATCtccacaaaaagaaaaaag gtcttTCAACCAGTACCAAATATGCCTTGATTTTCATCGTAACACCCATCATCTTGATTTTGGTGTTGATTATTATTTGCAATGTTAGAGTCCATTGCTATGATGGCCGCCGCGGCCTCCACCACAGGCCAAATGCTGAAATCTCCAGCTTCATTGCAGAGCCGCCAGTAGCTCCTAATCCAATTACTGTAAATGGTCTCGATGGTTCAAGCATCGAAGCCTATCCCATTACTTTACTTGATGAAAACTTCAAGCTTCCAAGGCCTAATGACAATACTTGTTCAATATGCCTATCGGAATATGAAGCCAAAGAGACAATAAGAACCATACCTGATTGCACTCACTACTTTCATGCTAATTGCATCGATGAGTGGCTTAAGTTAAATGCAGCTTGCCCTGTTTGTCGCAATACACCGGACCATGACCCCGCTAGTCTGATAACCCGTTCCACATCATCCTCTCCATCGAGACCACCGCAATAG
- the LOC107950946 gene encoding putative RING-H2 finger protein ATL21A: MDPLNFFLFFVFLRPILTNGEICPVFSCGNVIVDFPFRLPYSPHCCGNPNFNLSCRIGQHNLLDQTIINLPISGDFRVHAIIYSTAKLLITDPCIPKGLLQGFHLSGTPFHPPYPETYIFLNCSSQSNISMVYPGIRFSCLSGINFSIWGIPTIDYNSSSSLSWCVEIAKIMVPLRNPNHRYFIDDIVLKWKHPGGNCSIKKKRGFSSGTKYALIFILGTPITLIVLCIIVYNVFPCCDHGQQPNVEISSFTGEQTVNGLDGSRIEAYPITLLGENFKLSRPNDNTCQYVYRNMKPKSP, encoded by the exons ATGGACCCTTTAAACTTCTTCTTATTCTTCGTCTTCCTTCGACCAATTTTGACAAATGGTGAAATCTGCCCTGTGTTTTCATGCGGCAATGTAATAGTTGACTTCCCTTTCCGGCTCCCATATTCACCTCACTGCTGCGGCAATCCCAACTTCAACCTCTCATGCAGAATTGGACAGCATAATTTGCTAGATCAAACCATCATCAACCTCCCAATTTCTGGTGATTTTAGGGTCCACGCCATCATTTATTCCACTGCCAAATTACTGATCACTGACCCTTGCATTCCCAAAGGTCTCCTTCAGGGATTCCATCTCTCCGGTACTCCTTTTCACCCACCATACCCTGAAACCTACATATTTTTAAACTGTTCCTCCCAATCCAATATCTCAATGGTCTATCCTGGAATACGTTTTTCTTGCCTTAGTGGTATTAACTTTTCGATTTGGGGTATACCTACAATCGATTATAACTCATCTTCCTCATTGAGTTGGTGTGTAGAGATAGCAAAGATTATGGTGCCCCTTAGGAATCCAAATCATAGGTACTTCATTGATGATATTGTGTTAAAATGGAAACATCCCGGTGGTAATTGttccataaaaaaaaagagag gtttttcaagCGGTACCAAATATGCCTTGATTTTTATCCTGGGAACACCCATCACCTTGATTGTGCTGTGTATTATTGTTTACAATGTTTTTCCTTGCTGTGATCATGGGCAGCAGCCAAATGTTGAAATCTCCAGCTTCACTGGGGAGCAGACTGTAAATGGTCTCGATGGTTCAAGGATCGAAGCCTATCCAATTACTTTGCTTGGTGAAAACTTCAAGCTTTCAAGGCCTAATGATAATACATGTCAATATGTCTATCGGAATATGAAGCCAAAGAGTCCATAA